The following proteins come from a genomic window of Gadus morhua chromosome 11, gadMor3.0, whole genome shotgun sequence:
- the serinc2l gene encoding serine incorporator 2, translated as MGACMALCSMASCASCLCGSAPCLLCGCCPSSKSSTITRLIYSFFLLLGTIVSVIMILPGMEDQLRKIPGFCVGGDSILGLDNLVDCDVILGYKSVYRMCFAMTCFFFFFSAIMIQVRSSKDCRAAVQNGFWFFKFLMLIGITVGAFFIPDGMFHTVWFYFGAVGSFIFIIIQLILLIDFAYSWNKVWVENAEDGENKGWFAGLLFFTVLHYALAFTALVLFYVYYTKPDDCTEHKVFISLNLIFCIIISVVSVLPKVQEAQPLSGLLQSSLISLYTMYVTWSAMTNNPNRNCNPSLLSLVSNVTSAQPVPGTNPETLQLWDAQSVVGLVIFLFCTLYASIRSSSNTQVNKLMQTEEGGGSGGEGVVGEDGLLRAVDNEEEAVSYSYSFFHFHLCLASLYIMMTLTNWYQPDTSVQKMSNSMPAVWVKIASSWLGLALYLWTLLAPLVFPDREFN; from the exons ATGGGTGCTTGTATGGCGCTATGTTCCATGGCCAGTTGT GCCTCCTGCCTGTGCGGGTCAGCGCCCTGTCTTCTGTGCGGGTGCTGCCCTTCCTCCAAAAGCTCCACCATCACACGCCTGATTTACTCGTTCTTCCTGCTCCTCGGCACCATAGTGTCTGTCATAATGATCCTGCCTGGGATGGAGGACCAACTTCGAAAA ATACCAGGATTCTGCGTAGGTGGAGACAGTATACTTGGCCTGGATAACTTGGTCGACTGTGATGTCATCTTGGGCTACAAGTCTGTGTACCGCATGTGTTTCGCCATgacctgcttcttcttcttcttctctgctaTTATGATTCAAGTCCGCAGCAGCAAAGACTGCCGTGCTGCTGTCCAAAATGG ATTCTGGTTCTTCAAGTTCCTGATGCTAATTGGGATTACAGTAGGAGCCTTCTTCATCCCTGATGGGATGTTTCATACTG TCTGGTTTTACTTTGGAGCAGTGGGATcgttcatcttcatcatcatccagCTCATTCTCCTCATCGACTTCGCCTATTCCTGGAACAAGGTGTGGGTGGAGAATGCTGAAGATGGGGAAAACAAGGGCTGGTTTGCAG GCTTGCTCTTCTTCACGGTCCTCCACTACGCACTGGCGTTCACGGCGCTGGTGCTGTTCTACGTGTACTACACCAAGCCTGACGACTGCACTGAACACAAGGTCTTCATCAGCCTCAACCTCATCTTCTGCATCATCATCTCCGTCGTCTCCGTCCTGCCCAAAGTCCAG GAAGCTCAGCCTCTCTCTGGTCTACTTCAGTCATCTCTTATCTCCCTCTACACCATGTATGTTACATGGTCTGCAATGACCAACAATCCAA acCGTAACTGTAACCCCAGCCTGCTGAGTCTGGTGTCCAACGTGACCTCTGCCCAGCCCGTACCCGGCACCAACCCAGAAACCCTGCAGCTGTGGGACGCCCAGAGCGTGGTGGGCCTCGTCATCTTCCTGTTCTGCACGCTCTACGCCAG tatCCGCTCCTCCAGCAACACTCAGGTGAACAAGCTGATGCagacggaggaggggggaggctccgggggggagggtgtggtgggggaggaCGGCCTCCTGAGGGCCGTAGACaatgaggaggaggcggtgtcCTACAGCtactccttcttccacttccacctcTGCCTCGCCTCCCTCTACATCATGATGACCCTGACCAACTGGTACCA GCCAGACACCAGCGTCCAGAAGATGAGCAACAGCATGCCTGCTGTGTGGGTGAAGATCGCGTCCAGCTGGCTCGGCCTGGCCCTCTACCTCTGGACCCTCCTGGCACCGCTCGTCTTCCCTGACCGGGAGTTCAACTGA